In Streptomyces sp. Li-HN-5-11, the sequence CGCAGGTCGGCCGCGCGGGCCCTGGCCCGTCCCTTGACGTCGGCCTTCGCAGCCAACTGTTCGACCGTGTCGCCGAGCTGGCTCCTTGTCCGTTCGATCTGCTGCCTCAGTTCGTCGGGGCCCTTGGCACCGGTGGGCCGCGTGGACCCGCCGTCCGCCCCCTGCGTCCTGTCCGTCATCGGTGGTGCGCCCTTTCCCTGATCTCCTCGACGTCCGCCTTGACGCTGACGAGCGTCTCCTCCGGTGTGGGTGGTGCCGCGCGGCGCAGCTGAGCACGGCCGAGCGCCGCCAGCACGGCCGCTGTCGCGAACAGCACGCCCGTCACTATGAGCGCCGCGGCCCACACGGGCAGGACCAGCGAGAGCGCGGCGGTGGCCGCACCCGCCAGCACGATCAGTCCGACGTAGGCGACGGCGCCCGCCGCACCCATCAGCCCACCGCCACGCCCCACCCGCCGCCCCTTGGCGGCCAGCTCCTCCTTGGCGAGGGCCACTTCCTGCCGTACGAGCAGGGAGAGCTGTTCAGTGGCCTGGTGGACGAGTTCGCCCACCGGACGTTCGCCCACCGCGTGACCGCCCGCCGGGTGGTGCCGGTCGCGCACAGGCCTGGCTTCCATGGTCCCGGTCACGGTGTTCCGCCTCCTCTCAGGTCCGGAACGAACCGGGTACCCCCGGACTGCGCCGCTACCCCTGGCCCCCGCCGCCGGGGCCGCGCTCGCCGAGCCGGGCCAGCTGGGTCTGGAACCAGTCGAGCCGGGCCTGCAACAGGGCGGCCTCCGCGACGAGTTCGGGCACACCGAGCCCTTCCGGCACGTCGGCCACCCCGGCCACGCCCAGGCCCTGGGGAAGACCACTCCCCCCGGGCGCCCACGGTCCGGGCGCGCCGCCGCTCGCCACGACGCGCAGCCCGTCCCCGGCCAGCCGGGCGAAGCCGACGAGCGTCAGGGCCGGGCGGCCCCGCACACAGCCCCCGCACACGGCGGCCAGCGCCCGCCAGCCGGGCCTGCCCCAGCCGGCGTCGGCCAGCGCGGAGGCGGGCGCGCCGCACGCACACGGCCCGACCGTGGCCGTACGCACCCGTTGGCGGGCGGAGCGGAAGCCGCGCTCGAAGCGGATGTAGGCGCCGAGCACCGAGATCTCCAGCAGCACGGCCCCGCGGTGATCGGTGGCGCACATCAGCGCCTCGGCGGCGGCGCGGTCGTGCAGGCAGTGGAAACCGCAGGCGCACAGACGGGCGGGCGGCCGGTGCCGGCGGCCGTAGACGCAGGCGGCCTCGGCCACGACGCCGTACGGCAGCGCTCCGCCGAGCGACACGCCGGTGAACCCGGCCCGGGTGCCGTCCTGGGACAGCACCGGGTGGGCGATCTTGTATCCGGTGGGCGGCTCCGCCGGGCGTTCCGCGGGCAGCCGCAGCCTCATCGGGCGGCCGGAACCTCTTCGGGCGCGGGGGCCTCAGACTCCTGGATCTCCTCGGGAGGTTCGAGCTCCTCCTCGGCGACCCGCGGCTGCTCCTCCGCGACTCCGGTGGCCAGTGCCTTGCCGAGCTTCATGACGCCTCCCATGAGTTGCCCGTCGGTCGTTGACCTCATGACCATGGTGACTCATGCGGGCGGCTTTGGACACAGGGCCTGGATTCCCCTTTCGCGTCCCACCGTGCGCCACCCCCGCTTCATCCACCGTTTCTAATCGATACTCCGTAGAAGAATTAAGTGGAGCTTCACGGTCGCTGTGCCGACACTACACGCATGACGACAAACAGGACCCCCGCTTCTCCCTTCGGCCGCGCCCTGTGCGCCATGGTCACGCCCTTCACCGCGTCGGAGGCGCTCGATCTCGACGGCGCCCAGCGGCTCGCCGACCGGCTGGTGTCGCAGGGATGCGAGGGCCTCGTTCTCAACGGCACGACGGGCGAGTCGCCGACCACGACGGACACCGAGAAGGCGGACCTCGTCCGGGCCGTCCGCGAGGCGGTCGGAGAGCGTGCCGCGATCGTCGCGGGGGTGGGCACCGCCGACACCCGGCACACGGTCCGGCTGGCGCTGGACGCCGAGAAGGCGGGCGCCGACGCCGTCCTGGTGGTGACGCCGTACTACAGCAGGCCGCCCCAGGACGCCGTCGAGGCGCACTTCCGTACGGTCGCGGACGCGTCCGGGCTGCCGGTGATGCTGTACGACATCCCCGGCCGCACCGGCACCCGCATCGAGCCCGGCACGATGCTCCGCCTCGCCGAACACCCGCGGATCGTCGCGGTCAAGGACTGCTCCTACGACTTCCTCGGCGCCCAGAAGGTGATGGCCCGCACGGAGCTGGCGTTCTACGCGGGCTGCGACGAACACGCCCTCGCGCTGTACGCGGTGGGCGGCGCGGGCTGTGTCAGCACGGTCGCGAACGCCGTCCCCCGGCGACTGCGCGCCGTCCTGGACGCGTTCGACGCGGGCGACACCGCACGGGCGGCCCGACTGCAGCAACAGGCCACAGAACTCATCGAGTTGGCGATGTGCTCCAGCCTGCCCGGCACGGTCACCGTCAAGGGGCTGCTGGGAGCGCTGGGCCTGCCGTCCGGCCCGGTCCGCGCACCGCTGCGGCCCGCGGACCACGAGACGGTCGAGGAGCTGTCGGCGGCCTATGAGCGGCTGGTGTCGTACGACTGACGCGTGACCGAGTGACGCGCGACGACGTGATCACCCGTGGGCCGACGGTGCCGTACGGTGGGCCCGTGAGCCGCCCGCTGCTGTTCCTCGACGTCGACTTCACCGACCGCGGCTGGTACCGCCGGAGCGGCAGCCCGAGGGCTGTACGACGATCCGGGTGGCCCTGTGTCCGGACCGTGCACTGCGGGTCTTGCTGAATCCCTCGCACGGCCCGGCGCTGCTCGGCCTGGCATATGAGCTGTGCTGGGCCAGTGCCTGGATGGACGCGGCGAACCGCTGGATCGCCCCCGTCCTCGGCCGGCCCGAGCTGCCGTACGTCGACTTCGGCCCGCTTCCCGGGGGAGGAGCGAGGCCGCGGTCAGGCCGCCGAGTCCGATGACGGCCAGGGCGATCATGGCGGCGGCGTAGGCGCCCTTGGTCAGCCCCGAGAGCAGGACGGTGCCGGTCCCTTCCTGCCGCCTTCCTGCCGCGACACGGCTGGTCTGCCGGGGTTCACTTCATTGCATGGGCGACGGCAGGAA encodes:
- the dapA gene encoding 4-hydroxy-tetrahydrodipicolinate synthase, whose product is MTTNRTPASPFGRALCAMVTPFTASEALDLDGAQRLADRLVSQGCEGLVLNGTTGESPTTTDTEKADLVRAVREAVGERAAIVAGVGTADTRHTVRLALDAEKAGADAVLVVTPYYSRPPQDAVEAHFRTVADASGLPVMLYDIPGRTGTRIEPGTMLRLAEHPRIVAVKDCSYDFLGAQKVMARTELAFYAGCDEHALALYAVGGAGCVSTVANAVPRRLRAVLDAFDAGDTARAARLQQQATELIELAMCSSLPGTVTVKGLLGALGLPSGPVRAPLRPADHETVEELSAAYERLVSYD
- a CDS encoding phage holin family protein, with the protein product MTGTMEARPVRDRHHPAGGHAVGERPVGELVHQATEQLSLLVRQEVALAKEELAAKGRRVGRGGGLMGAAGAVAYVGLIVLAGAATAALSLVLPVWAAALIVTGVLFATAAVLAALGRAQLRRAAPPTPEETLVSVKADVEEIRERAHHR